A genome region from Brassica oleracea var. oleracea cultivar TO1000 chromosome C2, BOL, whole genome shotgun sequence includes the following:
- the LOC106324184 gene encoding protein PHLOEM PROTEIN 2-LIKE A8-like: MDVNSRRITNHQVFVSFRGEELRCGFVSHLVEALQRHGINVFIDKLESVGQDLSNLFARIEESTIALVIFSRRYTESRWCLDELVIPIFFKVEPVTVKQLRGAFGDKFRDREWEYRCDKPRTGSWKEALASVSCKTGLTFDRKRKRGGQDQMDISRDSVLVHQNSYIANQIVVVSNTYMDIEYQNSVLRAQLVALRDRLQSLNSVIKMSGVMADVFLFTANTGLC, from the exons ATGGATGTCAACAGCCGCAGGATCACGAACCATCAGGTGTTCGTAAGTTTCCGAGGAGAGGAGCTTCGGTGTGGTTTCGTAAGCCATCTGGTGGAAGCGCTTCAGAGACATGGGATCAACGTTTTCATAGACAAACTCGAGAGCGTTGGCCAAGATCTCTCCAACCTCTTCGCGAGGATAGAGGAGTCCACCATCGCTTTAGTCATATTCTCCAGGAGGTACACAGAATCGAGATGGTGCTTAGACGAGCTC GTCATTCCAATCTTTTTCAAAGTGGAACCAGTTACCGTGAAACAACTTCGTGGAGCATTCGGTGATAAGTTCAGGGATCGAGAGTGGGAGTATCGGTGCGATAAACCAAGAACCGGTAGCTGGAAGGAGGCGTTAGCATCTGTTTCTTGCAAAACAGGCCTGACCTTTGATAGGAAAAGGAAAA GAGGAGGTCAAGATCAGATGGATATATCAAGAGACAGTGTTCTTGTGCACCAGAACTCTTACATTGCTAACCAGATTGTAGTAGTTTCCAATACTTACATGGACATCGAATATCAGAACAGTGTTCTAAGGGCTCAGCTCGTTGCACTAAGGGATAGACTGCAGTCACTAAACTCTGTCATTAAGATGTCAGGAGTCATGGCGGATGTCTTTCTCTTCACAGCCAACACTGGCCTCTGCTGA